ACAGCAGAATTAAAATACAGAGATGTAAATATGTTGCCAATTTTACCAACTATAGGTATTAATCTAAAGTTTTAGAAAACTAAAATTTTTTTATAGTTGATTACTTTGTTTCATCAGATCTAATTCTTCAATAAAATTTATAAAAAAAAATTGAGCTTCTAAAAGTTGATTTTAATTAGGATTTATAATTGTTGCTTTAGTAAACAAATTTCTATGTAAGTAATTCCTTATTTTTGTTTTATGTCATTTATACACAAATTACCAGATTCATTAGCAAATAAAATTGCTGCTGGAGAGGTTGTTCAAAGACCTGAAAGTGCAATAAAAGAATTAGTTGAAAATGCTATAGATGCTGGAGCAACTGAAATTTCTATTGTTGTAAAAAATGCAGGCAAAACTCTAATGTTTGTTCGTGATAATGGCTCTGGGATGAATGAAGAGGATGCTAAACTTTGTTTTCAAAGGCACGCAACTAGCAAAATATTTACTTCAGAAGATTTAGATAGAATTATAACATTAGGTTTTAGAGGTGAGGCTTTAGCAGCAATTGCTTCAGTAGCTCAGATTGAGTTAAAAACTAGAATTGAAGGAGAAGATTTAGGTACAATTGTAAAAATAGATAATGGTGAAATAATTGAAGTTGATAAAATTTCTTGTGAGAAAGGTACTACCATATCAGTTAAAAATTTATTTTTTTCAGTTCCAGCTAGAAGAAAATTTTTAAAAGCAAACTCAACAGAATTTAAACATGTTGCAGAAGTTATTCAGAAATTTGCATTGTGTTATCCTAATGTAACTTTTACTTTTAGTGATGATGATACATTAATATTAAATTTACAATCCAAAAGTTTAGATGATAGAATTAATGATTTATATGGTGTCGATTTTATAAAAGGGTTAATTCCATATCAAACAAGTGGAGAAGGAATAACAGTTACAGGATATATTGGAAAACCAAACTTTTCAAAGAGAACTAAAGCAGATCAATATTTCTTTCTGAATGGAAGATATATCTCAAGTAAAAATTTATCACATGCCGTTTTTACTGGATACGAACATTTATTAGATGCCCAAAGTTATCCACCATATATTTTATTTATTCAAATTGATCCAGAAAAAGTAGATGTTAATGTTCATCCAACAAAATCTGAAGTTAAGTTTGATGATGAAACCTATATTTATAAATTACTCCAAGAAGGTACAAGGTTAGCTTTAAAATCATTAAATTTAACTCCGACATTAAATATAAACTTTAATGAAACTGGTGAAGGAGTATTAGCTGCTTTAAAATACTCTTTACCTGCTTTTGAGAATAATAGTAATGATACTGCATTTAAACAAATTAATGAATTTCAAAATGATGAACTCAATCTCAAAGAAGGTAAATCGTTTTCAGGTGGAAGTGAATTAGTTAGAAAAATGTTTGATGAGTTGCAGAATAATAATGTTCTTCAAAATAGCACAAATACAAATAAAAAATTAAAAGATGATTTGTTAATCAGTTCTCCTGAAAGGATTTTCTTTCAAGAATCTAGCAGATCTGATAATGAAGCCGATAGAGGATGGATACTACAGCTTCATAATAAATATATTCTAACTCAAATTAGAAGCGGTTTGATGATAATAGATCAGCATGTTGCTCATGAAAGAATACTTTATGAAAAAGCTCTAAAAATGATGAATTCAGCAATCCCTATGTCACAACAACTTTTATTTCCAATAGAATTAACACTTACTCCAGTTGAACAAGCATTAGTTCGAGAATTAAGGAAGTATTTACTTGGTTTAGGATTTGAATTTAATTTATCTGATTCTGGTAAAATCAAAATAATAGGAGTTCCAAATGATGTACGTCCAGGACTTGAAACTACAATTTTCAGAGAAATAATCCAACAATATATTGAATATGAACAATTGGGAGAAAGTGATTCAAAAGATATGATTGCAGCAAGTTTCGGTTGTAAAGGTGCAATTAAGGCTGGAGATAAATTAACTGAAAAAGAACAACGTACTTTGATTGACGAACTTTTTGCTACTTCAATGCCCTATGTTTGCCCACATGGCAGACCTATTGTAACTAAAATAGAATTATCAGAACTAGATAGAAGATTTGGAAGAACTTCATAGTTGATAAAAAATCTACAATTATTTAGATAAAATAACAAACTCTGTTCTTCTATTTTTTTTTCTGTTTTCATCATTATCATTTGGATTAAGTGGTTTTGTTTTTCCGAACCCTTTTGCAATTAATTTAGTTGGTGAAATACCTTGATTAATTAATAAATCCATAACTTCATTAGCTCTTTCAGTTGATAGTTTTAAATTATATTCATCCCCTCCAATATCATCAGTATGACCTCTAATCTCTAACGATAACTTTGGGTATTTTTTCATTGAATTAACTATTTCATTAATATATATTATTGAGTTATCATTAACTTTTGATTTATTAAATTCAAATTCAATATTTGCAAAAAATATGGATCCAATTGTATCAAATGGTGTAAAGATTGTTTTGTCATATATAGCAGTATCAGTTAAAACTATATTATCGAAATCTGGGAATGAAAGTTTTGGAATTGCGTAATGTAAGCCGTTACAAGGTTCTGGTTTGTATGTAATTTTATAATAATTATTAAGTCTTCTGTAAATATCAGCGAACACAAAAGCAAATTCTTTATTGGAATAAATTCTATACATTTTCCCACCATTATACTCGGCTAAATTTTTTAGAATTTCTTCATCTACCATTCCATAAGCAATAGAGTATATTAAAACATCCTCTTTTTTAGCTAAACTTTGTACCTCATCTAATCTACTTTTGGAAGCATTATCTTCTCCATCAGTAAATAGAATCAAAACACGTTTGCAATTTTTAGGGGCTTTAGAAATTTCATTCATTCCTTCAATGGCAGCATCATAAAGAGCAGTTCCTCCTTTTAATATTTTTTTATTTTTAGGATTCTGATTTGTTTTATTTTTATTGTTAATTATTGTAGTATTCATACTAAAATTTATTGAATAATTATCAATTTCAAATTCATTTTTATACTTACTACTATCATCTGTTAATGAAACTTCAGTATAAGTTTCACCACTAAATTGATTAACTGAAATATAATCCCCTTTTTTAATTAGACCTAATATTCTTTTAACAGATTCTCTTAGATTTTGAATTCTGGTATCTCCCATTGATCCTGAATGATCTAATACAAATGAAATTGAATATGGTTCTCTCTTATCTTCACGGACTTCTTCAACTTGAAAATCTTTAATATTGTATGAGTTACCATTACAAGAGTCTGTTAAACTTATCCAATAATTTTTGTAATCTTCTAATCCATTAAAATAAGGAGGTGCTAAACCCATAACAAACTTACCTGATGAGTCATAAACAAAGGATTTTAATTCAATTTGAATTGGGTAATTTCTATCATCAACATTTCTAACATCAAAATTTAGTGGTGTTTTTAAATAAGAATTTATTGAGTCTTTTTGTCCTTCAGTCAATTTAGCTTTTAATAAATTATATGCTTTAAATTGTTCTTTGTATTTATCTAACATATTAACAAATTTAGTTGTTTGAGTCATATAAATTGGTTTGTATTCTTTTGGATTTTCAGGTATAGTTTTACTTATAGTTTTCTCAATCATTTGAGGGCAACCTGTAATAGTAATTGAGATTAGAAACACAATTAAAATAAATACAATTTTATTTAGAAGTTCAAAATTTGTCATAGATTTTGTTCAAAATATTATTAGGACTTTAATGAAAGAAATTTTAACAAATAAAATACATAAAGTAAAAAGAATATTAGATTAGTTTTATAGAATATTCAATCTATAAATTATAATTTAATTACAAGAATTTGAACTAAAGTATATTTGTAAATGATAAAAATTGATTTAAAAGATAAAACTGCTATCGTTACAGGTGCATCAAAAGGGTTAGGTTCCGCTGCAAGTATTGCGTTAGCGGAAGCTGGTTGCAATATTGTTTTAGTTGCAAGAAATGAGAGATTGTTAGAAAAAAAATCTGAAGAAATTAATAATTTAGGGGTTAAATCTCATGTTATTAAATATGATTTATCGAATCTAAATGATTTGAATAATATAGTTATAGAATCTAGAGATATATTTGGGAACATTGATATTCTTATAAACAATGCTGGAATTATTAGGAGATCTAAAGCTGAAGATTATTCATTGAATGATTGGAATGATGTTATTAATACAAATTTAAATGCAACATTTCTTTTAGCACAAGCAGTTGGTAAAAGTATGATATTAAATAAAACAAAAGGTAAAATTATAAATATTGCTTCATTATTATCATTTAGTGGAGGTTTAAATGTTGTTGGATATACTGCTTCAAAACATGCAATTGTTGGTTTAACTAAATCTTTAGCAAATGAATGGAGTAAATTCGGAATAAATGTAAATGCAATTGCACCAGGTTATTTTTTAACAGATGCAACTAATGAAATTCAAAAAGATCAAGAAAGATTTAATTTAATTTCCCAAAGAATTCCTTTAGGTCGTTGGGGTGAAATTGATGATATTAAAGGATCTATTCAATTTTTGTCATCTTCAATGAGTAATTATGTTTCTGGTCATGTTCTTACTATTGATGGCGGTTGGTTAGCATCTTAAAATTAGTAAAATATTTTAATTAATAAATTAATTAATGAATTAATTAATGAAAAAGAAAATCAACAATATATTTCTTATAATATCAATTTTCTTGAACATCTATTGTTCTGAAAAACCTAAACAAATTAATGATAACTTTAATGCTATTAAAAGTGCTACTAGTGCTTTAGAAAAATCCCAAAAAAATATTTCTGAATTTAGTAACTCATCAACTGAAGCTAAAAAAATCTATTCAGAAAGAGTTGCAAATGGAGATACTATAACAATGAATTATAAGGAGTTACAAAATTATTTATTAGATGAAATTGAAGGTATGAAGCCTGATGGTGTTCCTAATGGGTCAAACCAAACTGTGATGGGTTTTTCAATGAGTAGTATTGAGAGAGAATGGAAACAAGATGATAGTTCTTTTTCACCTAGAATTCATATTACAATTACTGATATTGGTTGTAACGAAGGGAGTTATCAAATATTGGCAATGCCTCTGATAATAAATCAATTAAGTGAAAAAAATAATAAAAAAATTGAAACATTTAATAATGAGAATTCATCAACTTTTGGTTTGGAAGAATTTGACAAAGTTAATCAAGAAACTATTATCACTATTATTACTAGGTACAGATTTTTAATAAAGGTAAATGGTAAAAATATTAATGGAGAAGTTTCAACAAAACTTAAAAATTATGGTTTGATAATTGCAAAAAAATTTGAACAAAAATAAATTATGACTAGATTAGAACAAATGCTTGCATTTATTGAGCAAGATCCAAAAGATAGTTTCTCACGTTATGCAGTTGGATTGGAATATATGAGTATGAAAAATTACTCTTTATCAGTCAATCATTTTGAAAAATTATATGAGTTAGATCCTGAGTATTTACCAACATATTATCAATTAGGAAGTGTATATGCAATTTTAGAAGAATTAGTAAAAGCAGAATTAATTTATAAAAAGGGAATTGTGTTAGCAAAAAAATTAGGAGATCTTCATACCTGTAGTGAACTGGAATTGGCTCTAGATGAATTAGAATCTAAGTATTAAATATTATTTTCTTTGTAATAAATATTTTTAGTAATTGTTAATAATTCATTAAATAAATTTGAGTATTCTGGAAAATTCTTCATTACAACTGCAATTTGATTTTCAATTACATTTGTATCATCTCGTGTAATTGGACCAGTTAATGGGAATAAATCTGTAATCAAAGAATTGTTGATGCTAGCATACATGTAAGACGCAACTATTTTCTTGGCAAGAGTTTCATTTATACCTGCTTTTATAAATAATTTTTTAGAAATGTTGAAAAAAGTCAATGAAAAATTTGAGGCAAAAGTTGCAGCAGTATGATATAAAATCTTGGAATTATCATCTAAAAACATCAAGATTGGTTTCAATTGATTTAACAATTTGCTTACAACATTAAATGCTTCTTCTTTGTTATCTGAAGTATAACTCCAAACAATATCAGAAGGTATTGGTAACTCACCTGTTAATGATAAATTTGGATGAAGGGAAATAGTTAATGCCCCTTTATCGTGCAATATTTTTAGAACATTTATAGATGTAAATCCTGAGGAATGAATTACAGTTTTATTTTTAAAGGATACATTTAAAGTTGACAAATTATAAGAAATATCTTCAATCAACCTATCTTGAGTAAGAATCCAAATAACATCAAAATCAATATTTTCTAAATTTAAAATCTCAGTTTTACTAAAACATCGAATAACATTAAAGTAATTAGTTTTAATTATACTTTTATAGAACTTCCCATTACCAATTATGATTATTTTAAGTTGATTTGGAGGCATAAATATTGAATTTTAAAATAAAAATAAAAAAAAGTTAAAATCTATTGTAACGCTAACAAAGTTCTGGCGTTTAAAACTTCGGAAATTACAAAATGCACAATTCCAGTGCAAAATAAATAACAAAACATTTTTAAATTCAATTTAAATCAAAATGAAAATCAAAAATCTTCTTTTCTTGTCAATCGCAGTTCTTGGAATGTCTTTAACTTCTTGTGGAAAAACTGAAACAGCTGATACAGCTCAAACAGATTCAACAGCAGCAGCAGCTACTATGGATTCAGCAGCAGCAGCAGCTACAGCAGCAGCAGCTACAACAACAGCTACAGCAGTTGTTGATTCAGCAGCAACAGCAGCTACAGCGGCAGCAGCAACAGCAACTTCAGCTGCAGGAGCAGTTGTTGATTCAGCAGCATCAACAGCTACTAAGGCAGTAGATGCAGCAGCTGATAAAGCTAAAGAAGCAATGGGAACAAAAAAATAATTTTCGACAAGAAAATTAGTAAATATATAATGGCTTATCTTTTTGTAAGATAAGCCATTTTTTTTTGTTTGTAATCAATTTAAATTTTTTAACAAAGTTTCTAAACAATATTTAGAAACTTATTTATTCCATTTTTGCAATCATTAGTATTCCTTGCTAAGGCATTTAAATTAGATGTATATTCTAATGCACTTTCTAAAGAGGTATAATCTAAAGTGTTTAGCATTTGTTTTGTTAGTAGTACAGAAGTATAACTTGTGCTCAATATCTCTTCAGTTAAAGAATTAATATAAAGATCTAAATCAATTTCATTTTTAACTAGTTTAGTTATTAACCCTTTATCGAAAGCATCATTTGCAGATATTATTTTACCTGTTAATAATAATTCTCTAATTTGAATTTGAGAACATTTTCTTAAAGCAAATGCTGAAACAATTGCAGGTATAAATCCAATTTTAACTTCAGTAAATCCGAATTTGGAATTTTCAGTAGCTACAATAATATCACAAGCTAACATTAAACCACAGCCTCCAGCAATTGCTGAACCTTGTACTCTTGCAATAACTGGCTTAGGTGCATTATAAATTGCAAAGAATGCTTTTGCAAGTGCTTTTGAATCATCTAAATTTTCAACAATATTGAAATTTGAAATGCTTTTTAGATGATTTAAATCTGCTCCAGCACAAAATGATAAACCTCTACCAGATAAAATTATTGATCTAACATTTTGATTAACAGATAAATCATTTATAGCATAAATTATTTCATCTACTGTTAACCTATCAAGTGCATTCCTTTTATCTGGTCTGTTAAGCCATATAGTACCTACAGAATCGACAATTTCTATTTCTAATCTGTTATATTCCATGAAATTCAAATTGAATTATTATTAATTCTAAAATATGAAAATTATTATACGAAAAAAAAAGCAGGATAAAAGAATTAAAAAAAAAAATATTTAGAGTTGGCTAATAAAAATGTGAAACGTATTTTTGTAGTGCATTTTTACAAGTAGCTTTTTCTAGTAATTCTCACTTAATTGATATACTTACAGTTTACAATCTCTTTGAAGTAAGTAACATACCTATTATGCTTGTATTAAATGCTTTGTTATCAATCATATCATTTTATTATTTCAGTTTAAAAAAATGGCAGAAGCGGTAGCGGCTAAAAAAAAGAAAAAAGCTATGCCTCTTGCATTCATCATTGAAGATGGTTGTACTGGGTGTGGTGTTTGTATTGAATTTTGTCCAGTTGATTGTATTTATACAAAACCTGGTCCTGAATTTTTTGAAGGTGACAATTATAATAAAACTATAAATCAAGTTGTTATTGTAGATGAAGATGTTTGCATAGGTTGTAAATTGTGCGCTAAGTATTGTCCTTGGGATACAATTGAGATGTTTCAACCAGAATGATATTAATGATTGATGTGACTTATTAATAACTAGTTAAGTTTTATAATCCCAGATACTAAAACAGATTCAAATTCAATTCGTTTTTTAATTGAGAAGTATTGTTAATTAAAAATATATTTTTTTTAAAGTAACACATGGATATTCCAAATCTTAGTCCTGAAGATAAAGCAAAAAAATTAGCAGAAATTCAAGCAAAAATGGCTGCCGCAAAGGCAGCTAAAATGGCTATTGGAGGATCACCTTCGGCAGCAACTCCGAATCCAACATCTGTTGTTTCTGAAACTAAAAAAGTTGTTGCAAAACCAGTACCTGATACTGAAGCAGGAAAAAAAATAGTTGCCATTCGTAAAAAGGTTGATGAACAATCTTTTAAATATGCTGAGCAAAAAGCACGCCAACAAGAATTAGAAAAAATTGCATTTGATACCAACAAACAGAATAAGAAAGCTGCTGATAAAAAAGAACCTGAAGTTGGTGCTTGGTATTTTGGACGCAGAAATTTTCTGCAATCTACTGGGTGGTTAAGTTTTTTTGGTTTTTTTACAATAATGCTTTTAGGATCTATTAGATCAATGTTCCCCAGAGTTATTTATGAAAATCCACCAATATTTAAAGCAGGCTTTCCAATTGATTATGTTCCTGGTTCTGTAAGTGAAAGATTTAAAGATGAAGAAAGAGTTTGGATTATCAGACAAATAGATGGTTCATTTATTGCTTTAATTGCAATTTGTACACATTTAGGTTGTACACCAAGATGGCTTTCAAGTGAAAATAAATTTAAATGTCCTTGCCATGGTTCGGGCTTTAGAGGTAACCCATTATATGGAATGCATTTTGAGGGTCCAGCACCAAGACCATTGGAAAGATGTTCAATTTCATTAAGTCCTGATGGTCAATTGTTAATTGATAAAAGTAAAAAATTTCTTTGGGAAAATGGAGATTGGGATAAATCAGAATCAAGTTTAAAGGTTTAAGTTTCTTTAATAAATTATAGTTTTTATTTTTTAAAAATTAATTTTGAACTTATAGTCAGTAATTAATATGCTTCAACGACCTAATTTCGATAAAGTCCGAAAGGACATAACACAAAACGTAATCTGGAAATCTATTTTCAGGCACGGTTACCAAGACAATCAACGCAATAGAGCATTGATGATTCTTGATAATGTTTTTTTACATTTGCATCCTGTAAGAATTTCAAGACACGGAACTAACGTTGGTTATACATGGGGTATGGGTGGAATAACTTTCTTACTTTTTTTATTACTGACAGTTACGGGTGTAATTTTAATGTTTTACTATCGACCAGTTGCAGAATATGCTTTTGATGATATGAAATTCATTATGAATGATGTTGCATTTGGTCCTTTTATTAGAAATATGCATCGTTGGGCAGCTCATGGAATGGTTATTACAGTTATGCTACATATGTTTAGAGTATTTTTAACTGGCTCATATAAACCTCCAAGAGAATTCAACTGGGCAATAGGAGTAATCCTTCTTTTATTAACTTTCTTACTTTCTTTTACTGGTTATTTGTTACCATGGGATCAATTAGCAATTTGGGCTGTAACAGTTGGTACAAATATGGCAAGAGCTACACCATTACTTGGTCATGAAGGTCCATTTGGTCCTCAATTAGGTTTAAGACCAGATAATGATGTTAGATTTGTTTTATTAGGCGGAACAACCGTTGGAGCTGCAACACTTTTACGTTTTTATGTTTTG
Above is a window of Chlorobiota bacterium DNA encoding:
- a CDS encoding tetratricopeptide repeat protein, which encodes MTRLEQMLAFIEQDPKDSFSRYAVGLEYMSMKNYSLSVNHFEKLYELDPEYLPTYYQLGSVYAILEELVKAELIYKKGIVLAKKLGDLHTCSELELALDELESKY
- a CDS encoding cytochrome b N-terminal domain-containing protein, with protein sequence MLQRPNFDKVRKDITQNVIWKSIFRHGYQDNQRNRALMILDNVFLHLHPVRISRHGTNVGYTWGMGGITFLLFLLLTVTGVILMFYYRPVAEYAFDDMKFIMNDVAFGPFIRNMHRWAAHGMVITVMLHMFRVFLTGSYKPPREFNWAIGVILLLLTFLLSFTGYLLPWDQLAIWAVTVGTNMARATPLLGHEGPFGPQLGLRPDNDVRFVLLGGTTVGAATLLRFYVLHCIFLPIVGAVLMAVHFWRIRKDGGISGPKVETKEMRKAKDVVRKMQIKRIDMISEEGDVISNGNGHLEVETKPESEEV
- a CDS encoding DUF2520 domain-containing protein, which produces MPPNQLKIIIIGNGKFYKSIIKTNYFNVIRCFSKTEILNLENIDFDVIWILTQDRLIEDISYNLSTLNVSFKNKTVIHSSGFTSINVLKILHDKGALTISLHPNLSLTGELPIPSDIVWSYTSDNKEEAFNVVSKLLNQLKPILMFLDDNSKILYHTAATFASNFSLTFFNISKKLFIKAGINETLAKKIVASYMYASINNSLITDLFPLTGPITRDDTNVIENQIAVVMKNFPEYSNLFNELLTITKNIYYKENNI
- the mutL gene encoding DNA mismatch repair endonuclease MutL; translated protein: MSFIHKLPDSLANKIAAGEVVQRPESAIKELVENAIDAGATEISIVVKNAGKTLMFVRDNGSGMNEEDAKLCFQRHATSKIFTSEDLDRIITLGFRGEALAAIASVAQIELKTRIEGEDLGTIVKIDNGEIIEVDKISCEKGTTISVKNLFFSVPARRKFLKANSTEFKHVAEVIQKFALCYPNVTFTFSDDDTLILNLQSKSLDDRINDLYGVDFIKGLIPYQTSGEGITVTGYIGKPNFSKRTKADQYFFLNGRYISSKNLSHAVFTGYEHLLDAQSYPPYILFIQIDPEKVDVNVHPTKSEVKFDDETYIYKLLQEGTRLALKSLNLTPTLNINFNETGEGVLAALKYSLPAFENNSNDTAFKQINEFQNDELNLKEGKSFSGGSELVRKMFDELQNNNVLQNSTNTNKKLKDDLLISSPERIFFQESSRSDNEADRGWILQLHNKYILTQIRSGLMIIDQHVAHERILYEKALKMMNSAIPMSQQLLFPIELTLTPVEQALVRELRKYLLGLGFEFNLSDSGKIKIIGVPNDVRPGLETTIFREIIQQYIEYEQLGESDSKDMIAASFGCKGAIKAGDKLTEKEQRTLIDELFATSMPYVCPHGRPIVTKIELSELDRRFGRTS
- a CDS encoding OmpA family protein, with the protein product MTNFELLNKIVFILIVFLISITITGCPQMIEKTISKTIPENPKEYKPIYMTQTTKFVNMLDKYKEQFKAYNLLKAKLTEGQKDSINSYLKTPLNFDVRNVDDRNYPIQIELKSFVYDSSGKFVMGLAPPYFNGLEDYKNYWISLTDSCNGNSYNIKDFQVEEVREDKREPYSISFVLDHSGSMGDTRIQNLRESVKRILGLIKKGDYISVNQFSGETYTEVSLTDDSSKYKNEFEIDNYSINFSMNTTIINNKNKTNQNPKNKKILKGGTALYDAAIEGMNEISKAPKNCKRVLILFTDGEDNASKSRLDEVQSLAKKEDVLIYSIAYGMVDEEILKNLAEYNGGKMYRIYSNKEFAFVFADIYRRLNNYYKITYKPEPCNGLHYAIPKLSFPDFDNIVLTDTAIYDKTIFTPFDTIGSIFFANIEFEFNKSKVNDNSIIYINEIVNSMKKYPKLSLEIRGHTDDIGGDEYNLKLSTERANEVMDLLINQGISPTKLIAKGFGKTKPLNPNDNDENRKKNRRTEFVILSK
- a CDS encoding 4Fe-4S binding protein; the protein is MAEAVAAKKKKKAMPLAFIIEDGCTGCGVCIEFCPVDCIYTKPGPEFFEGDNYNKTINQVVIVDEDVCIGCKLCAKYCPWDTIEMFQPE
- a CDS encoding SDR family oxidoreductase, producing MIKIDLKDKTAIVTGASKGLGSAASIALAEAGCNIVLVARNERLLEKKSEEINNLGVKSHVIKYDLSNLNDLNNIVIESRDIFGNIDILINNAGIIRRSKAEDYSLNDWNDVINTNLNATFLLAQAVGKSMILNKTKGKIINIASLLSFSGGLNVVGYTASKHAIVGLTKSLANEWSKFGINVNAIAPGYFLTDATNEIQKDQERFNLISQRIPLGRWGEIDDIKGSIQFLSSSMSNYVSGHVLTIDGGWLAS
- a CDS encoding enoyl-CoA hydratase/isomerase family protein, whose product is MEYNRLEIEIVDSVGTIWLNRPDKRNALDRLTVDEIIYAINDLSVNQNVRSIILSGRGLSFCAGADLNHLKSISNFNIVENLDDSKALAKAFFAIYNAPKPVIARVQGSAIAGGCGLMLACDIIVATENSKFGFTEVKIGFIPAIVSAFALRKCSQIQIRELLLTGKIISANDAFDKGLITKLVKNEIDLDLYINSLTEEILSTSYTSVLLTKQMLNTLDYTSLESALEYTSNLNALARNTNDCKNGINKFLNIV
- a CDS encoding Rieske 2Fe-2S domain-containing protein; the protein is MLLGSIRSMFPRVIYENPPIFKAGFPIDYVPGSVSERFKDEERVWIIRQIDGSFIALIAICTHLGCTPRWLSSENKFKCPCHGSGFRGNPLYGMHFEGPAPRPLERCSISLSPDGQLLIDKSKKFLWENGDWDKSESSLKV